The genomic stretch TTACCAATTTAATGTACACAGAGTACTTATATTGGACAAAAAGTGTTTTTCCTCCAGATGACCCAAGTTACAGAAACATTTATACAGGTATTTTACCTGATACTCTGGTTTGGAGAGATCGTTTAGGATTTAACGAAACGATGACAACAAACTATTTAAGACATCCCGGATATGCTGATTACCCAGTAGTTGGTGTAAACTGGATTCAAGCAGTTCAATTTTGTCAGTGGAGAACTGATAGAGTGAACGAATCTGTATTAGAACGCGAAGGCTATATTGCTAAAGGTGTAAAAACGGATAGTATTGAAGCAGGAAGCACATTTAGTACAGAAGCTTATTTAACAAGACCTAAAGAAACTTACGGTGGTAAGATTGATGATTATAAAGGTAGAATTGCTGACAAAGCGAGTAAGAAATCGAAAGATTCTACAGATGCAGACACAAACGTTTACGCTAAACGTACTTCTGGAGTAATTTTGCCAGAATATCGTTTACCAACAGAAGCTGAGTGGGAATATGCTGCTAAAGGTTTAGATGGATTAAGAGAGTACAACAATGTACGTGGTCGTAAAAAATATCCTTGGAAAGGTGAGTTTACAAGAAGCGGAAACAGAAAAAGACGTGGAGATCAGTTAGCAAACTTCAAACAAGGAAAAGGAGATTACGGTGGAATCGCAGGTTGGTCTGATGATGGTGCTGATATTACTGCAAGAGTAAAATCATATCCTCCAAATGATCACGGATTATATGATATGGCTGGTAACGTAGCAGAATGGGTTGCTGATGTATATCGTCCAATTGTTGACGATGAAGCAAATGATTTCAACTACTATCGTGGAAATGTGTACACAAAAAATAAAATCAACGATCAAGGAACTGTTGAAATTGTTGAAGCTGGAAGTATAAAATATGATACGTTAGCAAATGGTAGAATTATGGCAAGAAATCTTCCTGGTCAATTAGCACAAGTTGATGTTGACGAGAAAGAAACGTACTTAAGAACAAACTTTAGTAAGTCTGACAACAGAAACTACCGAGATGGAGATACTGCTTCTTCAAGATATTTTGACCGATTCAACGATGATGATGAAGGTGGAGAATCTGATGCAAAACGTATGTACAACGCACCAAAACACGTTGTAGATTCTGATTCAACAGGAATGGTTAGACAATTTGATAAGTCTGACTCAAGAACTACATTAATTGACGATAATGTTCGTGTATACAAAGGTGGTTCATGGAAAGATAGAGCATACTGGATTGATCCTGCGCAAAGAAGAGCGTTCCCAGAATATATGGCAACTTCTTATATTGGATTTAGATGCGCAATGTCTAGAGTTGGTTCTAAATCACAAGGAAACAAAAGACCAAGAAAATAATAATTACATACATTTTATGTATAGTACTAGAAAAAGCCCTGATACATTCAGGGCTTTTTTTCGTTTAAACATTAATCTGATTTAAAAAATGATTCCAGAATTATATACAATTTTTAAAAAGCATCCAACCGTTTCTACTGATTCGAGAAACATAACGCCTAACTGTATTTTCTTTGCTTTAAAAGGCGATAATTTCAATGGAAATAGCTATGCGAATGATGCTTTAGAAAAAGGCGCTGCATATGTTATTATTGATGAAGAAGCGTATGTTTCATCGGAACGCACTATCCTTGTTAACAATGTGTTGGAAACGCTTCAGCAACTTGCCAATTACCATCGGAAGCAATTAAACATTCCTATCATATCGCTTACGGGAAGTAACGGAAAAACGACTACCAAGGAATTAATAAATGCAGTATTGTCTAAAAAGTTTACAACAACTGCCACAAAAGGAAATCTAAACAATCATATTGGTGTTCCATTAACGCTGCTTTCTATGAACTCAGCTACGGAAATCGGAATTATAGAAATGGGCGCAAATCATTTAGAAGAAATTGCTTTTTTAAGTACTATTACTGAACCCGATTACGGTTATATCACCAACTTTGGAAAAGCGCACCTAGAAGGTTTTGGAAGTATGGAAGGCGTTATTCTTGGGAAAAGTGAATTATATGAGTATTTAAAAGCGAACAATAAATTCATTTTTGTCAACGGAGAAGATCCTAAACAAGTAGAAAGAACTCGTGACGTAAACAACTTTAACTTTGGAAGATCTGAAGAAAATGAACTCACAATTCATTTTATAAGCGCAGATCCTATGGTTTGTGCTACGATAGATAACACAACTATTCAAAGTCAACTGATTGGTGCTTATAATTTTTCTAACATCGCAGCTGCAATTGCTATTGGAACTTATTTCGGTGTTGAATTAAAAGATATAAAAGAAGCTATTGAAACCTATATTCCTTCTAACAATAGATCGCAAATCATCAATAAGAATACCAATAAAGTTATTTTAGACGCTTACAATGCAAATCCTACAAGCATGAAAGCCGCTTTGGATAACTTTTCAAACTTAACCGATACTTCTAAAATTGCTTTTTTAGGAGATATGTTCGAATTGGGAAATAGCGCAAAGGAAGAACATCAATTTATAACCGATTATGTTACTTCTTTACATATAGATAAAATATATTTGATAGGAGAAAACTTCGGAAAAACCATCAGCACGAATAAAAAAACGGTCATCTACCCTACTTTTGAAGAGTTAAAGGCTAATTTCTCAAAACTAAAAAGCAGCACATTACTCATTAAAGGTTCACGCGGAATGGCGTTGGAACGGATTTTGGAATTATTGTAAACTAAAAAAAGCTTCTCACAAAGAGAAGCTTTTTTGTGGGCGATACTGGATTCGAACCAGTGACCCTCTGCTTGTAAGGCAGATGCTCTGAACCAACTGAGCTAATCGCCCGAAATTCAATTTCGTTTCAATAAGGTAAGTAAAGTGGGCGATACTGGATTCGAACCAGTGACCCTCTGCTTGTAAGGCAGATGCTCTGAACCAACTGAGCTAATCGCCCTTATTGCGGATGCAAATATAGAATAGATTTTATATTTGGCAAAATTTAAACTGAAAAATTTAAACTATTTCTGCGACTACAAATGTACTTCCTCCAATATAAATGACATCCTTGTTTGTAGCGTTTGTTTTTGCTGTATGATATGCTTCTGAAACTGAATCGTATACATTTCCTTTTAAATTATGTTGCGCTGCCTTTTCTTGTAATTCCGAAGCAACTAAACCACGAATTATTTTTGGGCAACAGAAATAATAGATAGCATTTTTAGGCATTAACGGTAAAACATTTACCAAATCTTTATCTTTTACAACACCAAAAACAATGTGTAATTGCTCAAAATTTTCTTTTTGCAATTGTTGCATAGTCAACTCCAAACCTTCTTTATTGTGCGCCGTGTCACAGATGGCTTTTGGAGATTTGCTTAGAATTTGCCATCTTCCTTGTAAGTTTGTGTTGGCAACCACATTCCGCAATCCGTTTTTGATGTGCTTTTCTTCTATGTGGAAGCCTTTTAGCAATCGGACAGCTTGTACTGCAGATTTGTAATTTTTCTGCTGATAATCGCCTAATAAATCTATTTGATACTTTTCTGTGATTGTTTTTTCTGCTAGATATAATTCGGATTGCTCTTCGTTGGCTCTTTCCGTAAATACAGGAAATGTTTCTTCGTGATATTCTCCTATAACAACAGGAATGTTTTTTTTGATGATTCCCGCTTTTTCAAAAGCTATTTTAGGCAATGTATCGCCCAAAAACCCAACATGATCAAAACCTATGTTTGTAATGACACTTACTTCTGGCGTGATAATATTGGTAGAATCTAATCGTCCGCCCAAACCAACTTCAATGACTGCGATATCTACTTTTTTCTTGGCGAAATAATCAAACGCCATTCCGACTGTCATTTCAAAAAATGAAAGCTTTTCCGTTTCTAAAAATGATTTGTTTTTTTTTACGAATTGAATTACGAATTGCTTACTTGCCATTTTTCCGTTGACACGAATTCGCTCTCTAAAATCTTTTAAATGTGGCGATGTATATAACCCGACAGCATATCCAGCTTCTTGCAAAATAGAAGCAAGCATATGACTTGTAGAACCTTTTCCATTCGTTCCTGCAACATGAATACTTTTAAATTTCTTTTCAGGAGATTGTAAATGTTGTGCAAGTTTTACACTATTATCTATATCTTTTTTGAATGCTTTCGCGCCTTGACGCTGAAAAAAAGGCAGTTGATGATACAACCAATCTAAGGTTTCTTCGTAATTCATGTAAAATTGAAAAAAATCTAATTTGACTTGAAATTTATAACTATAAAACCAACTTGTTTTATAGGAGCTTTATCATCAGCATTCCATTTATAGGTACGTGCTGTTTTTTCAGCAGCTTCAATTAAACAGTCAGCAGTATTAGTAGATCCTTTAGCTCCAGCTTTGATCTTGGTTATTTTGCCACTCTTATCGACTTCGATTTCAACCACAACTCTTCCATACTCGTTACAATTTTGTTGAATAGGATTTCCGCTAATTTTACTTCTTCCATTCAATCCAAAACCACCTTGTCCGCCTGTACCTGAACCTGGCGCTCCATAATAACTTGCTGCATACGGATCTCCGTTTGGATCACCTTTATTTCCTTTTCCATCGTCTGGACCTTCGCCTTCTTCTTCTTTTCCGTCAGCATTATTAACACCATTCATCATGGCATCTAAATCTGCTTTTTTCTTATCACGCTCTTTTTGCGCTTTTTCTTCAGCTTCTCGTTTTTCTTTGGCAACTCGGTCAGCTTCCGCTTTTGCTTCTTTCGCTTCTTTATCCGCTTTTTTCTTGGCGTCTGCAGCTTTTTTTATTGCAATTGCTTCTTCATTATTTTGTGTTAAAACTTCTTCTGTTTCCGTTTCTTCTGGTGTCGTTTCTGGTTGTTCTTCCGTTTCTGGCTCTGTTTCCTGCGGTTCTTCCACTTCTTCAGTCTCTGTTGGCGCAGTATCAGGTTTTAACGCATCTTTCGTTTCCACATTACCACTTCCAGTATCAGTTGTTCCAAAGTTTACAGCAATACCACTTTCTGGTGGCGGATTTAAAGAAGTTAATCCAAAAACAAACATTAGCAATAAAACCAACACCATAATAACCGTTGTTATAATGGCAGAATCTCGCTTATGCTCTTTATTTGTATTTGATGGAAAAGTCTCTTTTTTCATTGTGTTTGTACATTTAGAATAATCTTGTATCGATTATTGTTTGCAATATCAAGAATGTTAACCGCTTTTTCAATTGGAACGCCTTCTGCTACTTTTAATATAATTGTCGGACTTTCATTTCCTTCAAATAATATCTTCAATTCTTCTTCTACATCAGCTTCAATTACTTGTATGGAATCTATATGAATTTCCAAATTTTCAGCGATGTAAATTGTAACTGATTTTTCATCAGATTCAGCATCAACTGCTTTCGGTAATTCTAAATCTAATGCATTTTTCGGAATGTTTTCCAAATAGTTAGCAAAATATGCAAGCGCAATTAGAAATATTACACCTATAATAAATACAAGTGGTAGGTTGAACTTTCTGTTATTAGTTTCTAGCAAACCCATTATTTAGGTCGAACCGCTAAAATGATTTTGTATTTGTTTCTGTTTGCAATATCCAAAACGTAAACTGCTTTTTCAATGGGCACACCTTCTTCTACTCTTAATATAATTGTTGGCTCAACTTGTCCTGCTAATTCTTGTTTTAGCTTCGCTTCAATTTCTCCTTCTCTAATTCGATCTGAATCTATATATATTTCTAAATTTTTCTTAATACTAACCGCAACATTCTGCGTGTTTGTTGATTTTCCTTTTGCTTTTGGCAAGAGTAAATCTAGTGCGTTTGGCGAATTTGCTGTCAACATAAAAAATACCAATAATAGAAATACGATATCTGTCATGGACGACATGCTAAATTCTGGACTTACTTTATTTCTCCCTTTTAATCTCATAGAAAAGAATTATACAGGTTCGTTTAATAAATCTAAGAAGTCTACTGCATTTGCTTCCATTTGATGCACTACTTTATCAGTTTTCACTACTAAATGGTTGTATCCAATATAGGCAATAATTCCCACAATTAAACCAGCAACCGTTGTTGTCATCGCTGTGTAAATTCCGCCTGCTAACGAGCCCATTTCGGCTTGACCGCCACTTGTTGCCATTTGATGGAACGCTAAAATCATACCAATTACGGTTCCTAAGAAACCAATCATTGGTGCGGCTCCAGCTACAGTTGCCAAGATACTTACGTTTTTTTCTAGCTTGTAAACTTCTAATGTTCCAGCGTTTTCAATAGCTTTATTGATATCTTCTAATGGCTTTCCAATTCTTGAAATTCCTTTTGCTGTTAAGCGCGCTACTGGCGAATCTGTTTGTGCACATAACATTTTAGCAGCGTCAATTTTACCGCTAGAAACATTGTCACGAATTTGATTCATGAAGTTTTTGTCAATTTTGGAAGCTGCTTTGATAGCAAACAAACGTTCGAAATAAATGTAAAGTGCTACTGCCAATAAGACGAATAATACGCTTATAATGACAATACTTCCAATTCCTCCATCGACCACCATTTTATAAATGGAAAGTTTTTCTTCTTCGCTAATTGCATCGTTAACTGCTTCTGCAGTATTCTGAAGATATTTAGTTGTTCGTAGTAGCAACATATGTATTTTTTGATTTAAACTATATAACGTTTATTTTTTTATTTAAGTATATTTTAGAATAAGGTTCGTATGACCATAAATGCTGCTGAACCTACTAAAAATCCAATGAGTGCTAACCATGAAATCTTTTTAAAGTACCAGAAAAAGTCTATTTTTTCCATTCCCATTGCAACAACTCCTGCCGCAGAACCAATGATTAACATACTTCCACCAGTTCCTGCCGCAAATGCTATAAAGTGCCATAATTCGTGATCTAATGGTTCTGTAAACATTCCTAAACTCGCTGCAACTAAAGGCACATTATCAATTACTGCCGAACCAACTCCAAGCAATAGGATTACTAAATCTGAAACGCCACCAGCAGCCATTTCTGTACCTAATTGTGGTGTCGAAGCTTTTAACGAACCTGCAAATCCATAAAGGATTCCTAAGGATTCTAATGCTGCAACTGCCATTAATATTCCTAAGAAGAATAAGATACTTGGCAATTCAATTTTTGATAACGAATGATGTACCGGGCTGTGATGCGCAGATAATGCATCTGACTCAACATCTTCATGTCCTTCATTTGCTCCAACTGCAGACATACTGAATTTTGTGTTACTGTATAATTCTGCAAATATCGCTACAACGGATAATGACAACATCATTCCAACATATGGAGGCAAGTGTGTTACTACTTTAAAGACTGGTACAAACACGATTGCTGACAATCCTAAGTATAACATTGTTGGCCCAAAACGATGTGGTTTTTTATCGCTTGCACTTTTTTCTTCATCTGGAAGATTTCCCTGAAAAGGCTTTAAGAACGATGCAATAAACGTTGGCACTAACATACATAATAAAGATGGAATGAATAAGTATCCTATGAGTTTCCCTGTTGATACTTTATCACCAATCCATAACATAGTTGTGGTCACATCTCCAATTGGCGACCAAGCTCCACCAGCATTTGCCGCAATGATTATTAAACCTGCATACCAAATACGAATATTTCTGTCTCCAATAATTTTTTGTAATATGGAAATCAATACAATTGTCGCCGTAAGGTTGTCAATGATTGCAGATAAGACGAATGCTAAGAAAGCAAAAATCCATAAGACACGTTTTTTACTTCGTGTTTTGATAAAACTTTTAATAGTTGCAAACCCATCAAAGTAATCAATGATTTCTACAATGGTCATTGCCCCAAGCAAGAACACTAATATTTCTGCGGTTTTCCCTAAATGATGCAATAAGGATTCTTCCATTTGATGCATCTTCAAATCAACTGGTAATTTTCCAAAACCATTTTCTCCACCTACCAAAGCATGTGCTCCAGAATCAAACCAATTTTGAAAGTCTCCGATTCCGAAAGAGATAAACGCCCAACAAATCGCCATCATGGCTAATGCGGGAATAAGTTTATCTATTTTAATGTTGTGCTCTAAGGTTATGGCTAAATATCCTATGACAAATACGGCAATTATTGCTGATTCCATTTGTAATTTTTATAGTTGGTTAGTTATATTAATTCTTTCAAGGCAATTTCAAAAGCAGTTTTACTAACGTCTACTTTTGAAGCATTTCGTTTGAATGTATTTTGCAATGCTTTTTTAATGGTTTTAGAAGTATCTTCAAATATGGCATCATCCGTCATTTGAACTCTACGTTCCATGAAATAGGCAAATACGCGCGCCATTCCACAGTTGGAGATAAAGTCAGGAATTAAACTTACTTTTTGATCGGCATGTTCCATAATTGGTCCGAAGAAAATTTCTTTGTCAGCAAACGGTACATTTGCGCCACAAGTAATTACTTCCAAACCTGTATCAATCATTTTATCAATTTGATCTTGCGTGATTAATCGTGATGCTGCACACGGTGCGAAAATTTCTGTTGGCAATTCCCAAATACGTTTGTTCATTTCTTCAAACGAAATCATATTGTCTGCCACAAGCGTATTTCCATCTTTTTTTAAGAAATAGTCTTTTATTTCTTCATACGAAAATCCTTCTTCATTGATAACGCCACCAACGCTGTCTATAATTCCGACAACTTTTGCGCCCATTTGTGCTAAATAATAGGCTGCGGCAGCTCCAACATTTCCAAATCCTTGTACAATAGCACGTTTTCCTTTAATAGATCCGCCATAAATATCATAGAAATGGCGTGCTGCTTCTGCAACTCCAAATCCCGTAATCATATCGGCAATTGTATATTTTCGGGAAACTTCTGGAGAATATTTTGGACTTTCAATGACTTTAATTACGCCTAGTCGCAATTGTCCAATTCTGTTTATTTTATCAGCTTCCGTTGGCTTAAAGTGTCCGTTAAAAACGCCTTCTTGCGGATGCCAAACGCCGCTATCTTCCGTGATTGGAATTACTTCATGAATTTCATCTACATTCAAATCGCCACCAGTTCCGTAGTAACTTTTCAGTAATGGTGCAACTGCGCTGTACCAACGTTTTAAGACGCCGTTTTTTCTTGGATCTTGCGGATCAAAGTTAATTCCAGATTTTGCACCACCAATTGATGGTCCAGAAACCGTAAATTTTACTTCCATTGTTTTTGCTAATGAAAGTACTTCGTTCATATCCAATCCTTTTCGCATTCGTGTTCCGCCACCTGCTGCGCCACCGCGAAGTGAGTTAATAACTGTCCAACCTTCTGCATTCGTTTCAGGATCTTTCCAGTTGAATACTATTTCAGGTGCTTTATTTTCGTATATTTTGAGTAGTTTCTTCAATTAAATAAGGTTTTATTGGCATGTTGTTTCAATTCAGACAAATATAAAAATTGTTCACATATTTTAGCTTAATTTACTTTAAGATTATAAATTTTTCCTGAACTATGGTTTTTAGTGGCTCCAGTTACACTTTTTAAACAGTTTACCTCATCGCGCAAACGCAAAATACCCAAGAAACCAAAGATCACTGCTTCCTTGTATTCAATGAGTTCATCAGCTGGTTTTACTAGGTTTACTTCTTTGTAAAATTTAATTTTTGCTAGTAAATAATCATTGTATGCGCCGCCACCAGTGACTAATATTTTGGTTCGAATTTTGAAATTACGCGCAATTTGTAGTGCAATATGATCTGTAAATGTTCGTAATAGGTCTATTTCTTTTCGGCGAGAAGCTTCTAATCGTGGGAATATTTCTTTTTGAACCCATTCCAAGCCAAGTGATTTTGGTGGTTGTTGTTTGTAATAGGGAATATTACTTAATTCTGAACCTAAAGCTAACAAATACGTTCCTGATTTGGCAAGATTTCCTTTGTCATCATAGGCAAATCCAAGCTGCTTTGCATATTTGTTTAATACAATGTTTACAGGACAAATATCGTATGCAATCCGTTTTCCATCTTTATGAAAAGACACATTCGCAAATCCGCCCAAATTTAAACAATAATCATATTCAGGAAATAATAATTCATCGCCAATTGGCACTAACGGCGCGCCTTGCCCGCCAAGTTTCACATCTTGTACTCTGAAATCGCAGACTACTTTTTGTTGTATGAGTGAAGCTAAAATTTCTTGATTCCCGATTTGATAGGTAATTCCGTTTTCAGGTTGATGCAAAATGGTGTGTCCGTGTGAACAAACCGCATCAATTTCCGTAATTTTATGTTTTTTTATGAACGATTGAATCGTTTCTGCTAAGTATTTTGTGTATGAAGTATCACACTCGGCTAGTTTTTCTTTTTCATAATGAATGGCTTCTCGAAGTTTGTTTTCTAGTGTTTTTGCATACGGAATTGTCTCAGCTTCGAGAATTTTAAAACTCCACTGTGCTTCTTTTTGAAAATGTATATATGCCAAATCAATTCCATCGAGCGAAGTTCCCGACATTACTCCAATCACTTTGTATGAAATCATTTTACTAAATTATTCAAATTTTACTATTATAATTTCATTTTTAAGATAATATTTAGAATTCTATGTCATTAAAATCGAAGATTCTCAGAAATGCGCACTTATTATTGAAAATTTACTATTTTAGAATTATCTTTGTTCCACTTTTTTAAAAATTTATTAATACAATATATAGTTATGGATTTTAATCTTACAGAGGAACATATCATGATTCGTGATGCCGCAAGAGACTTCGCAAGAACGGAGTTGCTCCCAGGTGTTATAGAGCGTGACAATAAACAAGAATTTCCACAAGAATTGGTTCACAAAATGGGCGAATTAGGATTTTTGGGAATTATGGTTGATCCTAAATACGGAGGAAGCGGAATGGACGCAATTTCGTATGTATTGATTATGGAAGAATTGTCTAAGATTGATGCATCGGCTTCTGTAATTGTATCTGTAAATAATTCATTGGTATGCTACGGATTAGAAGCGTATGGAACTGAAGATCAAAAACAAAAGTACTTAACGAAATTAGCGACTGGCGAAAATGTTGGTGCTTTTTGCTTGAGCGAACCAGAAGCTGGAAGTGATGCAACTTCACAGCAAACTACAGCAATTGACAAAGGTGATCATTATGTAATTAACGGTACTAAAAACTGGATTACTAGCGGTGGACGCGCTGATGTATATTTAGTGATTGCACAAACAGATAGAGAAAAAGGACACCACGGAATTAACGCATTTATTGTTGAGAAAGGAACGCCCGGATTTCACATTGGACCAAAAGAAGACAAGTTAGGAATTCGCGGAAGCGACACACATACATTACAGTTT from Kordia antarctica encodes the following:
- a CDS encoding ExbD/TolR family protein, coding for MGLLETNNRKFNLPLVFIIGVIFLIALAYFANYLENIPKNALDLELPKAVDAESDEKSVTIYIAENLEIHIDSIQVIEADVEEELKILFEGNESPTIILKVAEGVPIEKAVNILDIANNNRYKIILNVQTQ
- a CDS encoding acyl-CoA dehydrogenase, giving the protein MDFNLTEEHIMIRDAARDFARTELLPGVIERDNKQEFPQELVHKMGELGFLGIMVDPKYGGSGMDAISYVLIMEELSKIDASASVIVSVNNSLVCYGLEAYGTEDQKQKYLTKLATGENVGAFCLSEPEAGSDATSQQTTAIDKGDHYVINGTKNWITSGGRADVYLVIAQTDREKGHHGINAFIVEKGTPGFHIGPKEDKLGIRGSDTHTLQFNDVKVPKENRIGEDGFGFKFAMKTLSGGRIGIAAQALGIAAGAYELALKYSKERKAFGTEICNHQAIAFKLADMYTDITAARHMVMKAAWDKDQGNNYDMSSAMAKLYASKVAMEHTVEAVQIHGGNGFVKEYHVERLMRDAKITQIYEGTSEIQKIVISRGVIKG
- the nhaD gene encoding sodium:proton antiporter NhaD → MESAIIAVFVIGYLAITLEHNIKIDKLIPALAMMAICWAFISFGIGDFQNWFDSGAHALVGGENGFGKLPVDLKMHQMEESLLHHLGKTAEILVFLLGAMTIVEIIDYFDGFATIKSFIKTRSKKRVLWIFAFLAFVLSAIIDNLTATIVLISILQKIIGDRNIRIWYAGLIIIAANAGGAWSPIGDVTTTMLWIGDKVSTGKLIGYLFIPSLLCMLVPTFIASFLKPFQGNLPDEEKSASDKKPHRFGPTMLYLGLSAIVFVPVFKVVTHLPPYVGMMLSLSVVAIFAELYSNTKFSMSAVGANEGHEDVESDALSAHHSPVHHSLSKIELPSILFFLGILMAVAALESLGILYGFAGSLKASTPQLGTEMAAGGVSDLVILLLGVGSAVIDNVPLVAASLGMFTEPLDHELWHFIAFAAGTGGSMLIIGSAAGVVAMGMEKIDFFWYFKKISWLALIGFLVGSAAFMVIRTLF
- a CDS encoding Glu/Leu/Phe/Val dehydrogenase dimerization domain-containing protein: MKKLLKIYENKAPEIVFNWKDPETNAEGWTVINSLRGGAAGGGTRMRKGLDMNEVLSLAKTMEVKFTVSGPSIGGAKSGINFDPQDPRKNGVLKRWYSAVAPLLKSYYGTGGDLNVDEIHEVIPITEDSGVWHPQEGVFNGHFKPTEADKINRIGQLRLGVIKVIESPKYSPEVSRKYTIADMITGFGVAEAARHFYDIYGGSIKGKRAIVQGFGNVGAAAAYYLAQMGAKVVGIIDSVGGVINEEGFSYEEIKDYFLKKDGNTLVADNMISFEEMNKRIWELPTEIFAPCAASRLITQDQIDKMIDTGLEVITCGANVPFADKEIFFGPIMEHADQKVSLIPDFISNCGMARVFAYFMERRVQMTDDAIFEDTSKTIKKALQNTFKRNASKVDVSKTAFEIALKELI
- a CDS encoding bifunctional folylpolyglutamate synthase/dihydrofolate synthase; this encodes MNYEETLDWLYHQLPFFQRQGAKAFKKDIDNSVKLAQHLQSPEKKFKSIHVAGTNGKGSTSHMLASILQEAGYAVGLYTSPHLKDFRERIRVNGKMASKQFVIQFVKKNKSFLETEKLSFFEMTVGMAFDYFAKKKVDIAVIEVGLGGRLDSTNIITPEVSVITNIGFDHVGFLGDTLPKIAFEKAGIIKKNIPVVIGEYHEETFPVFTERANEEQSELYLAEKTITEKYQIDLLGDYQQKNYKSAVQAVRLLKGFHIEEKHIKNGLRNVVANTNLQGRWQILSKSPKAICDTAHNKEGLELTMQQLQKENFEQLHIVFGVVKDKDLVNVLPLMPKNAIYYFCCPKIIRGLVASELQEKAAQHNLKGNVYDSVSEAYHTAKTNATNKDVIYIGGSTFVVAEIV
- a CDS encoding anhydro-N-acetylmuramic acid kinase codes for the protein MISYKVIGVMSGTSLDGIDLAYIHFQKEAQWSFKILEAETIPYAKTLENKLREAIHYEKEKLAECDTSYTKYLAETIQSFIKKHKITEIDAVCSHGHTILHQPENGITYQIGNQEILASLIQQKVVCDFRVQDVKLGGQGAPLVPIGDELLFPEYDYCLNLGGFANVSFHKDGKRIAYDICPVNIVLNKYAKQLGFAYDDKGNLAKSGTYLLALGSELSNIPYYKQQPPKSLGLEWVQKEIFPRLEASRRKEIDLLRTFTDHIALQIARNFKIRTKILVTGGGAYNDYLLAKIKFYKEVNLVKPADELIEYKEAVIFGFLGILRLRDEVNCLKSVTGATKNHSSGKIYNLKVN
- a CDS encoding MotA/TolQ/ExbB proton channel family protein, with product MLLLRTTKYLQNTAEAVNDAISEEEKLSIYKMVVDGGIGSIVIISVLFVLLAVALYIYFERLFAIKAASKIDKNFMNQIRDNVSSGKIDAAKMLCAQTDSPVARLTAKGISRIGKPLEDINKAIENAGTLEVYKLEKNVSILATVAGAAPMIGFLGTVIGMILAFHQMATSGGQAEMGSLAGGIYTAMTTTVAGLIVGIIAYIGYNHLVVKTDKVVHQMEANAVDFLDLLNEPV
- a CDS encoding energy transducer TonB; amino-acid sequence: MKKETFPSNTNKEHKRDSAIITTVIMVLVLLLMFVFGLTSLNPPPESGIAVNFGTTDTGSGNVETKDALKPDTAPTETEEVEEPQETEPETEEQPETTPEETETEEVLTQNNEEAIAIKKAADAKKKADKEAKEAKAEADRVAKEKREAEEKAQKERDKKKADLDAMMNGVNNADGKEEEGEGPDDGKGNKGDPNGDPYAASYYGAPGSGTGGQGGFGLNGRSKISGNPIQQNCNEYGRVVVEIEVDKSGKITKIKAGAKGSTNTADCLIEAAEKTARTYKWNADDKAPIKQVGFIVINFKSN
- a CDS encoding ExbD/TolR family protein, yielding MRLKGRNKVSPEFSMSSMTDIVFLLLVFFMLTANSPNALDLLLPKAKGKSTNTQNVAVSIKKNLEIYIDSDRIREGEIEAKLKQELAGQVEPTIILRVEEGVPIEKAVYVLDIANRNKYKIILAVRPK
- a CDS encoding UDP-N-acetylmuramoyl-tripeptide--D-alanyl-D-alanine ligase, giving the protein MIPELYTIFKKHPTVSTDSRNITPNCIFFALKGDNFNGNSYANDALEKGAAYVIIDEEAYVSSERTILVNNVLETLQQLANYHRKQLNIPIISLTGSNGKTTTKELINAVLSKKFTTTATKGNLNNHIGVPLTLLSMNSATEIGIIEMGANHLEEIAFLSTITEPDYGYITNFGKAHLEGFGSMEGVILGKSELYEYLKANNKFIFVNGEDPKQVERTRDVNNFNFGRSEENELTIHFISADPMVCATIDNTTIQSQLIGAYNFSNIAAAIAIGTYFGVELKDIKEAIETYIPSNNRSQIINKNTNKVILDAYNANPTSMKAALDNFSNLTDTSKIAFLGDMFELGNSAKEEHQFITDYVTSLHIDKIYLIGENFGKTISTNKKTVIYPTFEELKANFSKLKSSTLLIKGSRGMALERILELL
- the gldJ gene encoding gliding motility lipoprotein GldJ; this translates as MKKRSIKIILLLAVVSLGFFSCKRSSSNNTSRATGWRIDGKDGGFTANTKYKDQETAPGLVFVEGGTFTMGKTQDDPMHDWNNTPNQQHVQSFYMDETEVTNLMYTEYLYWTKSVFPPDDPSYRNIYTGILPDTLVWRDRLGFNETMTTNYLRHPGYADYPVVGVNWIQAVQFCQWRTDRVNESVLEREGYIAKGVKTDSIEAGSTFSTEAYLTRPKETYGGKIDDYKGRIADKASKKSKDSTDADTNVYAKRTSGVILPEYRLPTEAEWEYAAKGLDGLREYNNVRGRKKYPWKGEFTRSGNRKRRGDQLANFKQGKGDYGGIAGWSDDGADITARVKSYPPNDHGLYDMAGNVAEWVADVYRPIVDDEANDFNYYRGNVYTKNKINDQGTVEIVEAGSIKYDTLANGRIMARNLPGQLAQVDVDEKETYLRTNFSKSDNRNYRDGDTASSRYFDRFNDDDEGGESDAKRMYNAPKHVVDSDSTGMVRQFDKSDSRTTLIDDNVRVYKGGSWKDRAYWIDPAQRRAFPEYMATSYIGFRCAMSRVGSKSQGNKRPRK